Proteins encoded within one genomic window of Bradyrhizobium sp. AZCC 1719:
- a CDS encoding LysR family transcriptional regulator: protein MPRGSFDDLRYLIAVAREQSFTKAAGKLGVSQSALSQTIRQIEERLGVRLLARTTRSVSLTEAGERLVRTVAPRFEEIETELEALSELREKPAGTVRITAGDHAIKSVLWPKLQKFLPDYPDIKVEIVIDYGLTDIVAERHDAGVRWGEQIAKDMIAVRIGPDIRFAVVGTKSYFAKRAVPRTPQDLIEHNCINLRLPTYGGTYAWEFEKDGRELKVRVEGQLVFNGIFQVLDAAAAGLGLAFVPEDIAQPYLAKGRLKRVLEEWCPPWSGYHLYYPHRRQSSPAFALLVDALRYREA, encoded by the coding sequence TTCGCTACCTCATCGCCGTCGCCCGGGAGCAAAGCTTTACCAAGGCGGCGGGAAAGCTTGGCGTGTCGCAGTCGGCTCTCAGCCAGACGATCCGTCAAATTGAAGAGCGTCTGGGGGTTCGGCTTCTCGCCCGCACGACCCGCAGTGTCTCGCTGACCGAAGCGGGCGAGCGGCTGGTGCGGACGGTGGCACCCCGCTTCGAGGAGATTGAAACCGAGCTCGAGGCCTTGAGCGAGCTTCGGGAAAAGCCGGCTGGCACCGTGCGGATCACGGCCGGGGACCACGCAATCAAGTCGGTCCTCTGGCCGAAGCTGCAGAAATTCCTGCCGGATTACCCTGATATCAAGGTCGAAATCGTTATCGACTACGGTCTGACGGATATCGTCGCCGAGCGCCATGATGCCGGCGTGCGCTGGGGCGAGCAGATTGCGAAGGACATGATCGCGGTGCGGATCGGGCCGGACATCCGCTTCGCCGTTGTCGGCACGAAATCCTATTTTGCGAAACGAGCAGTTCCACGAACGCCGCAGGATCTGATCGAGCACAACTGCATCAACCTGCGCCTGCCGACCTATGGCGGCACCTATGCATGGGAATTCGAGAAGGACGGGCGCGAGCTGAAAGTACGCGTCGAGGGTCAGCTCGTCTTCAACGGCATTTTTCAGGTGCTGGATGCCGCTGCTGCCGGGCTTGGACTAGCCTTCGTGCCGGAGGATATTGCGCAGCCTTATCTCGCGAAGGGGCGCCTCAAGCGCGTGCTTGAAGAGTGGTGCCCGCCTTGGTCCGGCTACCACCTCTACTATCCTCACCGCCGTCAGTCTTCACCGGCGTTTGCCTTGCTGGTCGACGCGCTGCGCTACCGGGAAGCCTGA